In Ignavibacteriota bacterium, one genomic interval encodes:
- the purD gene encoding phosphoribosylamine--glycine ligase: MNILILGSGGREHAIGLKIKEDDPKTEIFFAPGNGGTIGIGKNIELDINDEKNIIEFCIQRNIELVIVGPEQPLVNGLSDKLRKSKIVVFGPNKNAARIEGDKSFAKDLMLQYSVPTAEYKTFGKNDLNNALEFVKNGNFPVVIKAAGLAAGKGVIIAKDFSEAEEALTDIMMNSIFGNAGDKVVIEEFLDGEELSVFVITDGSDYVILPPAQDHKRIGDGDTGKNTGGMGAYTPVPFVSDELIFEIEKNVIIPTLKGLQDTDSKFNGCLYCGLIKTINGIKVIEFNCRFGDPETQAVLELIEGNFLELLHSTAKGKVNKNSVKNNNGSAVCIVAVSGGYPDKYEKGFEISGLDQKFENNVKIIHAGTKFENGKILTAGGRVLNIVASINKNDLKQCKTIAYDALRKVDFEKIFYRKDIGFKAIN, from the coding sequence ATGAATATATTGATTTTAGGATCAGGTGGAAGAGAACATGCAATAGGATTAAAAATTAAAGAAGACGATCCTAAAACAGAAATTTTTTTTGCTCCCGGTAATGGCGGAACAATTGGTATTGGAAAAAATATTGAATTGGATATTAATGACGAGAAAAATATTATTGAATTTTGTATTCAAAGAAATATTGAATTGGTAATTGTTGGCCCTGAACAGCCTTTGGTTAACGGACTTTCGGATAAATTAAGAAAATCTAAAATTGTCGTTTTTGGTCCAAATAAGAATGCCGCAAGAATTGAAGGCGATAAAAGCTTTGCCAAAGATCTTATGCTGCAATATTCTGTTCCAACAGCAGAATATAAGACTTTCGGTAAAAATGATTTAAATAATGCTTTAGAATTTGTTAAGAATGGAAATTTCCCGGTTGTAATAAAAGCAGCAGGATTGGCTGCTGGAAAAGGTGTAATTATAGCAAAAGACTTTTCTGAGGCTGAAGAAGCTTTAACCGATATAATGATGAATTCCATATTTGGAAACGCAGGTGATAAAGTTGTAATTGAAGAATTTTTAGATGGCGAAGAATTATCTGTTTTTGTAATTACAGACGGATCAGATTATGTAATTTTACCTCCTGCACAAGACCATAAAAGAATAGGTGACGGTGATACGGGAAAAAATACCGGAGGCATGGGAGCATATACACCGGTACCTTTTGTTTCTGATGAGTTGATTTTCGAGATTGAAAAAAACGTAATTATTCCTACTTTAAAAGGATTACAAGATACAGACTCAAAATTTAACGGCTGTCTGTACTGTGGCCTTATAAAAACTATAAATGGAATTAAAGTTATAGAATTTAACTGCAGATTTGGCGATCCTGAAACACAAGCGGTTTTAGAGCTTATCGAGGGAAATTTTTTAGAACTTTTACATTCAACTGCAAAAGGAAAAGTAAATAAAAATAGTGTTAAAAATAATAATGGAAGTGCTGTTTGTATTGTTGCTGTTTCAGGCGGATATCCCGATAAATATGAAAAAGGTTTTGAAATTTCCGGACTAGATCAAAAATTTGAAAACAATGTTAAAATAATTCATGCCGGTACTAAATTTGAAAATGGTAAAATTTTAACCGCAGGCGGAAGAGTACTTAATATTGTGGCATCAATTAATAAAAATGATTTAAAGCAATGTAAAACAATAGCTTACGATGCATTACGTAAAGTGGATTTTGAAAAAATATTTTATAGAAAAGATATTGGCTTTAAAGCTATAAATTAA
- a CDS encoding glycosyltransferase yields the protein MFKVLVIAFYYPPLGLSGVQRTLKFTKYFSNFNWQPTVITSGSVNYFAYDESLLKEVEDANVRIIRTEALTPGAFLLKKGKTKPKSTFIQSILSKISKTIFIPDNKIFWAKKASKIALNLVKKEKFDAIFVTVPPFSSLVAITKLKAKLEIPIFADYRDAWVTNQYRFYPTPYHRYLHKKLEDRCLRKIDRVIVVNRIIKEDIIKNFPFLKFNDIQIIPHGYDPEDFSNLIKYPKENDKMVILFAGAFYEGITPNFLLKAFKRLTIEQPDIAANIELHFVGNLKRENSKLIHNLKLEKFVKEIGYLNHLETVRRIISSDVLWLMLPDNGKMYNVTPGKIYEYFAAKKPIIANLPEGIAKNLLLEYKASFITSTENIEEIKTALITTHNLFAENKLPKPSDEFITKFDRVSQTEQLVKLFQFHLKAE from the coding sequence ATGTTCAAAGTTCTTGTTATTGCATTTTACTATCCGCCGTTGGGTTTAAGTGGAGTTCAACGGACATTAAAATTTACCAAATATTTTTCTAACTTCAATTGGCAGCCTACCGTAATAACTTCAGGAAGTGTTAACTATTTTGCATATGACGAATCATTACTTAAAGAAGTTGAAGATGCAAATGTTAGAATTATTAGAACCGAAGCATTAACTCCGGGAGCATTTTTATTAAAAAAAGGTAAAACTAAACCTAAATCGACTTTTATTCAAAGTATCTTATCAAAAATTAGCAAAACGATATTTATACCTGATAATAAAATTTTTTGGGCAAAAAAAGCTTCAAAGATTGCGTTAAATTTGGTGAAAAAAGAAAAGTTTGACGCGATTTTTGTAACAGTTCCGCCTTTTTCTTCATTAGTTGCAATTACAAAATTAAAAGCTAAATTGGAAATTCCAATATTTGCGGATTATAGAGATGCATGGGTTACAAATCAATATAGATTTTATCCAACTCCATATCACAGATACCTTCACAAAAAGCTGGAAGATAGATGTTTAAGAAAAATTGATCGCGTTATTGTTGTTAATAGAATTATAAAAGAAGATATTATTAAAAATTTTCCGTTTTTAAAGTTTAATGATATCCAAATAATACCGCATGGATACGACCCTGAAGATTTTAGTAATTTAATTAAATATCCCAAAGAAAATGATAAAATGGTAATTCTGTTTGCCGGCGCATTTTATGAAGGAATAACTCCCAATTTTTTACTAAAAGCATTTAAAAGATTAACAATCGAACAGCCTGATATAGCTGCTAATATTGAATTGCATTTTGTCGGCAATTTAAAAAGGGAAAATAGTAAGTTAATTCATAATCTAAAGTTAGAAAAATTTGTTAAAGAAATTGGATATCTTAATCATTTAGAAACAGTTAGGAGAATTATATCAAGTGATGTCTTATGGCTAATGCTTCCTGACAATGGGAAAATGTACAATGTTACTCCAGGAAAAATATATGAATATTTTGCGGCTAAAAAACCAATAATAGCGAATTTACCGGAAGGAATTGCAAAAAATTTATTGCTGGAATATAAAGCTTCATTTATTACTTCGACTGAAAATATAGAAGAAATAAAAACTGCTTTAATTACAACTCATAATTTGTTCGCGGAAAATAAGTTACCTAAACCGAGCGATGAATTTATTACAAAATTTGATAGAGTAAGTCAAACCGAACAATTGGTAAAACTTTTTCAATTTCATTTAAAGGCTGAATGA
- the guaB gene encoding IMP dehydrogenase gives MQNDKIAFEGLTFDDLLLIPAKSQVLPRETIIESKLTKKIKLNIPFISAAMDTVTESRMAIAMAAQGGIGIIHKNMSIERQAEEVDKVKRSESGMITNPITLHADKTVGDATQLMEKYHISGIPIVDDQNKLIGILTNRDLRFEPNLNLKISDIMTKHNLRTAPLGTTLDQAEKLLQKYKVEKLPVVNENGVLKGLITFKDISKKKKHPNACKDELGRLRVGAAVSVSSDTLKRVEALVNANADVIVVDTAHGHSEGVLKTIKEVKLNFPEIQLIAGNIVTREAALDLVELGVDAVKVGIGAGSICTTRIIAGVGVPQVTAVLEVTKALEGSGVPIIADGGIKQTGDVAKIIAAGADTVMMGGMFAGVDETPGEKILYEGRSFKMYRGMGSIGAMKHGSKDRYFQDMEDDIKKLVPEGVEGRVPFKGSLADTIYQFIGGLRASMGYCGAKNIDEFKKNSKFVKITASGLRESHPHDVIITKESPNYHS, from the coding sequence ATGCAAAATGATAAAATCGCATTTGAAGGATTAACTTTTGATGATCTTCTTCTAATACCGGCAAAATCTCAAGTACTCCCGAGAGAAACAATTATTGAATCAAAGCTGACAAAAAAGATTAAATTAAATATTCCGTTTATTTCTGCGGCAATGGATACTGTTACTGAATCCAGAATGGCAATTGCAATGGCAGCGCAGGGAGGCATCGGAATTATACATAAAAACATGAGTATTGAACGACAAGCTGAAGAAGTTGACAAAGTAAAGAGATCGGAAAGCGGTATGATTACAAATCCAATAACTTTACATGCAGATAAAACAGTCGGTGATGCGACACAGCTGATGGAAAAATATCATATAAGCGGAATTCCAATTGTGGATGATCAAAATAAGCTTATCGGTATTTTAACAAATAGAGATCTTAGATTTGAGCCAAATTTAAATCTTAAAATTTCAGATATAATGACAAAGCATAATTTAAGAACTGCTCCTCTAGGCACAACTTTAGATCAAGCAGAAAAACTTCTGCAAAAATATAAAGTTGAAAAATTACCTGTTGTTAATGAAAACGGAGTTTTAAAAGGACTCATAACTTTTAAAGATATATCCAAAAAGAAAAAACACCCAAACGCATGCAAAGATGAACTTGGGCGATTAAGAGTTGGAGCGGCAGTAAGCGTCTCCAGTGATACTTTGAAAAGAGTTGAAGCGTTGGTTAATGCAAATGCCGACGTGATAGTCGTTGATACTGCCCATGGTCATTCAGAAGGTGTTCTTAAGACAATTAAAGAAGTTAAACTAAACTTTCCGGAAATTCAGCTGATTGCTGGAAATATTGTGACAAGAGAAGCCGCTTTGGATCTTGTAGAACTTGGCGTGGATGCTGTAAAAGTTGGTATTGGAGCCGGTTCTATTTGCACGACAAGAATAATTGCGGGAGTCGGTGTTCCTCAAGTTACTGCTGTACTTGAAGTCACCAAAGCACTAGAAGGTTCTGGTGTTCCAATTATTGCTGACGGCGGAATAAAACAAACCGGCGATGTTGCAAAAATAATTGCAGCCGGAGCAGATACAGTTATGATGGGAGGTATGTTTGCCGGAGTTGACGAAACGCCGGGTGAGAAAATTTTATACGAAGGAAGAAGCTTTAAAATGTATAGGGGAATGGGTTCAATCGGTGCGATGAAACACGGAAGCAAAGATAGATATTTCCAAGATATGGAAGACGATATTAAAAAATTAGTTCCTGAAGGAGTAGAAGGTAGAGTTCCGTTCAAAGGCTCTTTGGCAGATACAATTTATCAGTTTATCGGGGGATTACGCGCATCAATGGGATATTGCGGTGCAAAGAACATTGACGAATTTAAGAAAAATTCCAAATTTGTTAAAATTACGGCATCCGGACTAAGAGAAAGTCACCCGCATGATGTAATTATTACAAAAGAATCACCTAATTATCATTCGTAA